A section of the Mesorhizobium loti genome encodes:
- a CDS encoding 3-deoxy-manno-octulosonate cytidylyltransferase has product MSTLILIPARMASTRLPGKPLADIAGVPMIVHVARRAAEAGLGRVVVATDTQSVAEAVRAHGFEAVMTGIDHESGSDRIHEALVALDPGHKVETIVNVQGDLPTIDPGIIAASLRPFEDGAVDIATLGVEIVREEEKTNSNVVKIVGSPLSATRLRALYFTRATAPWGEGPLYHHIGLYAYRRAALERFVALKPSPLERRERLEQLRALEAGMRIDAEIVRSLPLGVDTPEDLERARIILSN; this is encoded by the coding sequence ATGTCCACCTTGATCCTGATACCGGCCCGCATGGCCTCCACCCGCCTGCCGGGCAAACCTCTGGCCGACATCGCCGGCGTGCCGATGATCGTCCATGTCGCCCGCCGTGCCGCCGAAGCGGGCCTTGGCCGGGTGGTGGTGGCGACCGACACGCAAAGCGTGGCCGAAGCGGTGCGCGCGCATGGATTCGAGGCGGTGATGACGGGCATCGACCACGAATCCGGCTCCGACCGCATCCACGAGGCGCTGGTCGCGCTCGATCCTGGACATAAGGTCGAAACGATCGTCAATGTGCAGGGCGACCTGCCGACCATCGATCCCGGCATCATCGCCGCCTCGCTCAGGCCATTCGAGGACGGGGCGGTGGATATCGCCACACTCGGTGTCGAGATCGTCCGCGAGGAGGAAAAGACCAATTCCAATGTCGTCAAGATCGTGGGCTCGCCGCTGTCTGCCACGAGGCTGAGGGCGCTCTATTTCACCCGCGCCACGGCACCTTGGGGCGAGGGGCCGCTCTATCACCACATAGGCCTCTACGCCTATCGCCGCGCGGCACTCGAGCGCTTCGTCGCGCTGAAGCCGTCGCCGCTGGAACGCCGCGAGCGGCTGGAGCAGCTGCGGGCGCTGGAAGCCGGCATGCGCATCGATGCCGAGATCGTCCGGTCGCTGCCGCTAGGCGTCGACACGCCGGAAGACCTTGAGCGCGCCCGAATCATCCTTTCAAACTGA
- a CDS encoding c-type cytochrome: MDSNEVNKLLAGLLGTVFVVFSVGLVSDALFASPAPEKPGFAIEAAEPAEGGPAAPAAAAKPIADLLQTANVEAGAAVFKKCQACHSGEKGGPNKVGPDLWDLVDRPVAEHEGFAYSAGMKEFSKGGTEKWTYDNINHFITSPKKFVKGTAMGFAGLPKDEDRANVIAYLRTLSDNPKPLPAPGAAADASAPAKPADAAAPAKPAEGAAPAKPAAPAPAPAQ; the protein is encoded by the coding sequence ATGGATTCCAACGAAGTCAATAAACTGCTCGCCGGATTGCTCGGAACCGTTTTCGTCGTTTTCTCGGTCGGCCTGGTGTCGGACGCACTGTTTGCCTCGCCGGCCCCGGAAAAGCCCGGCTTCGCCATCGAGGCGGCTGAGCCCGCCGAAGGCGGCCCGGCCGCGCCGGCCGCCGCGGCCAAGCCGATCGCCGACCTGCTGCAGACCGCCAATGTCGAGGCGGGCGCTGCCGTCTTCAAGAAATGCCAGGCCTGCCATTCCGGCGAAAAGGGCGGCCCCAACAAGGTCGGCCCCGACCTGTGGGATCTTGTCGACCGCCCCGTCGCCGAACATGAAGGCTTCGCCTATTCGGCCGGCATGAAGGAATTCTCCAAGGGCGGCACCGAGAAGTGGACCTACGACAACATCAACCACTTCATCACCTCGCCGAAGAAATTCGTTAAGGGCACCGCCATGGGCTTCGCCGGCCTGCCCAAGGACGAGGACCGCGCCAACGTCATCGCCTATCTGCGCACGCTGTCGGACAATCCCAAGCCGCTGCCGGCACCGGGTGCCGCCGCGGACGCCAGCGCGCCCGCCAAGCCGGCCGATGCAGCCGCCCCGGCGAAGCCGGCTGAAGGCGCCGCACCGGCCAAGCCTGCCGCTCCAGCGCCGGCACCCGCCCAGTGA
- a CDS encoding extracellular solute-binding protein, with the protein MTVGRTLLKSLLAAALLAAGLQTTLADEWRTTSSLIGQSKYGDNFQHYDYVNPNAPKGGTLNSVLLGTYDSFNPYIVQGSPAAGLVGFGGGLLYDTLMEQATDEGSTSHPLIADAYKYPDDYSSATYRLDPRAKWHDGQPITVDDVIWSFQVLKANSPQYNRYFENVTDAVAISDREVEFRFNQKGNRELPKIIGDLVVLPKHWWEGTDASGKKRDITKGTLEPPLGSAAYKIASFKPGSEIVWQRVPDYWAAKLPVKIGRENFDTRRYTYILDDNAAWLAFTKGGLEDINREYSSRKWATAYNFPAIQVGDVIKKDFQTQSPQPMQGFVLNQRRPLFQDRLVREALTIPFDFESMNRTLFFGFNTRTSSYFQGTELASSGLPQGKELEILEKYRDKLPPELFTQEFKLPVYDSPQAERKYLKQAVDLFAKAGWVIKGGKMVNAKTGTPFKFEILGWNDTDQVIASPYIANLRKIGVDASLRIIDQTQYINRVNNFDFDVVTGLFGQSDSPGNEQRDFWSSKAADAPGSRNLMGIKDPTVDALVDRIIFATDRDDLVAATHALDRVLLWNFYVVPQYHRSAVWLAYWDKFKFPDKQPAYVGVDIDSWWIDVDKEKALAAKYKGGN; encoded by the coding sequence ATGACGGTTGGCCGAACGCTTCTCAAGTCGCTGCTGGCGGCGGCCCTGCTGGCGGCGGGGTTGCAGACGACCCTGGCCGACGAGTGGCGGACCACCTCATCGCTGATCGGCCAATCCAAATACGGCGACAATTTCCAGCATTACGACTACGTCAACCCGAACGCGCCGAAAGGCGGTACGCTGAATTCGGTGCTGCTTGGCACCTATGACAGTTTCAACCCCTATATCGTCCAGGGATCGCCGGCGGCGGGCCTGGTCGGGTTTGGCGGCGGCCTGCTCTACGACACGCTGATGGAGCAGGCGACGGACGAAGGCAGCACCAGCCACCCGCTGATCGCCGATGCCTATAAATATCCTGACGACTATTCCTCGGCCACGTACCGGCTTGACCCGCGCGCGAAGTGGCATGACGGCCAGCCGATCACCGTCGACGACGTGATCTGGTCGTTCCAGGTGCTGAAGGCCAACAGCCCGCAATACAACCGGTATTTCGAAAATGTCACCGACGCGGTGGCGATCTCCGATCGCGAGGTCGAGTTCCGTTTCAACCAGAAGGGCAATCGTGAACTGCCGAAGATTATCGGCGACCTCGTCGTTCTACCGAAGCATTGGTGGGAAGGCACCGACGCCAGTGGCAAGAAGCGCGACATCACCAAGGGAACGCTGGAACCGCCGCTGGGCTCGGCCGCATACAAGATCGCCAGCTTCAAGCCGGGCTCCGAAATCGTCTGGCAGCGCGTGCCGGACTATTGGGCGGCCAAGCTGCCGGTGAAGATCGGCCGCGAGAATTTCGACACGCGCCGATATACCTACATCCTCGACGACAATGCCGCCTGGCTGGCCTTCACCAAGGGCGGACTGGAAGACATCAACCGCGAATACAGCTCCCGCAAATGGGCGACGGCCTATAATTTCCCGGCGATCCAGGTCGGCGACGTCATCAAGAAGGACTTCCAGACCCAGTCGCCACAGCCGATGCAGGGCTTTGTCCTCAACCAGCGCAGGCCGCTGTTCCAGGACCGGCTGGTCCGCGAGGCACTGACCATACCGTTCGATTTCGAGAGCATGAACCGCACCTTGTTCTTCGGCTTCAACACCCGCACATCGAGCTATTTCCAGGGCACCGAACTGGCATCCAGCGGGTTGCCACAGGGCAAAGAACTGGAAATCCTGGAAAAATACCGTGACAAGCTGCCGCCCGAACTCTTCACCCAGGAATTCAAGCTACCCGTCTACGATTCGCCGCAAGCGGAGCGAAAGTACCTGAAGCAGGCTGTCGATCTCTTCGCCAAGGCCGGATGGGTCATAAAGGGCGGCAAGATGGTCAACGCCAAGACAGGCACGCCGTTCAAATTCGAGATCCTCGGCTGGAACGACACCGACCAGGTAATCGCCAGCCCCTACATTGCCAATCTGCGCAAGATCGGCGTCGACGCCTCGCTGCGCATCATCGACCAGACGCAGTACATCAACCGCGTCAACAACTTCGATTTCGATGTCGTCACGGGCCTGTTCGGCCAGTCGGATTCGCCCGGCAATGAGCAGCGCGACTTCTGGAGTTCGAAGGCCGCCGACGCGCCTGGCTCGCGCAATCTGATGGGCATCAAGGATCCGACCGTCGATGCGCTGGTCGACCGCATCATCTTTGCCACGGATCGCGATGATCTGGTTGCCGCCACCCATGCGCTCGACCGGGTGCTGCTGTGGAACTTCTACGTCGTGCCGCAATATCACCGGTCGGCGGTCTGGCTAGCCTATTGGGACAAGTTCAAATTTCCCGACAAGCAGCCTGCCTATGTCGGTGTCGATATCGATTCCTGGTGGATCGACGTCGACAAGGAAAAGGCGCTGGCGGCCAAGTACAAGGGCGGCAATTGA
- a CDS encoding extracellular solute-binding protein: MTAVPRRDFLALGGAAAAAALLPGKAFADIATGTKLHGLSAFGDLKYGPDFTHFDYVNVDAPAGGIFNFSPPNWGYNQDTQTFNTMNSFADKGDAPPRMEMCFDGLMVRALDEPDAVYGQIADGVTLSEDRNSFTFSLRPEARFHDGTPLTAQDAAFTFKLYKDKGHPDLSLSLTHMVDAVAVDDRTLRLTFSGKQSARTVLNVVEFPILSKAFYTANPFDSSQLNPPLGSGAYKVGRFSAGAWIEYDRVADYWGRDLPVNRGQNNFDRIRIEFYQNRTAGFEAFKKGEITYREEFTSRVWATAYDFPALTAGKVVKHEFPAEKRPTMQGTAVNQRREQFRDARVRQAIALCFDFEWTRRNFFYGSYERSQSCFEKSDFRAEGVPPTQELALLEPLRSQVPAEVFGQAVAQPASDGSGRDRKLLGQAAKLLAAAGWKRSGDFVVNGRGGRLSAEFMVDDDTFVQVYSPWVANMKAIGIDATIRLVDSAQYQARQATFDFDLLSAAFSFSATPTRDDLEGFFHSRTANLSGSRNLPGTSDPAIDALIATVGAAKDRESLTVAMRALDRVLRARCDWIPSWFLANHRSAYWDMFGFPEQKPDFGFPVETLWWFDKGKAAKIGKG; this comes from the coding sequence ATGACGGCCGTGCCCCGCCGCGATTTCCTGGCTTTGGGTGGCGCCGCCGCTGCCGCCGCCTTACTGCCGGGAAAAGCGTTCGCCGACATTGCGACCGGCACCAAGCTGCATGGCCTGTCCGCCTTTGGCGACCTCAAATATGGACCGGACTTCACCCATTTCGACTATGTGAATGTCGACGCACCTGCCGGTGGAATTTTCAATTTCTCGCCGCCGAACTGGGGCTACAACCAGGACACACAAACCTTCAACACGATGAACTCCTTCGCCGACAAGGGCGATGCGCCGCCGCGCATGGAGATGTGTTTCGACGGGCTGATGGTGCGCGCACTCGACGAGCCCGACGCCGTCTACGGCCAGATCGCCGACGGCGTGACACTGTCGGAAGACCGCAACTCCTTCACCTTCTCGCTTCGCCCCGAGGCGCGCTTCCACGACGGCACGCCGCTGACCGCCCAGGACGCCGCCTTCACCTTCAAGCTTTACAAGGACAAGGGCCATCCCGACTTGTCGTTGTCGCTGACGCACATGGTCGACGCCGTTGCTGTCGACGACCGCACGCTGCGGCTCACCTTCTCCGGCAAGCAATCGGCCCGCACCGTGCTCAACGTCGTGGAGTTCCCCATCCTGTCGAAGGCCTTCTATACGGCCAACCCGTTCGACTCTTCGCAGTTGAACCCGCCGCTCGGCTCCGGTGCCTACAAGGTCGGCCGGTTCTCGGCCGGCGCATGGATCGAATATGATCGGGTCGCGGACTACTGGGGCCGTGATCTGCCGGTCAATCGCGGCCAGAACAATTTCGATCGTATCCGCATCGAATTCTACCAGAACCGCACCGCCGGCTTCGAAGCCTTCAAGAAGGGCGAAATCACCTACCGCGAGGAATTCACCTCGCGCGTCTGGGCGACCGCCTACGATTTCCCGGCGCTGACCGCCGGCAAGGTGGTCAAGCACGAATTCCCGGCCGAGAAGCGGCCGACCATGCAGGGAACGGCGGTCAACCAGCGGCGCGAACAGTTTCGCGACGCTCGCGTGCGCCAGGCGATCGCGCTCTGCTTCGATTTCGAATGGACGCGGCGCAACTTCTTCTACGGCTCCTACGAGCGCTCGCAATCCTGCTTCGAGAAATCGGATTTTCGCGCCGAAGGTGTGCCACCGACACAAGAGCTGGCGCTGCTCGAGCCGCTGCGAAGCCAGGTGCCGGCTGAGGTCTTCGGCCAGGCCGTGGCCCAGCCGGCATCCGACGGTTCCGGCCGCGACCGCAAGCTGCTTGGCCAGGCGGCAAAGCTTCTGGCCGCAGCCGGCTGGAAACGGTCAGGCGATTTCGTCGTCAACGGCAGGGGCGGCCGGCTTTCGGCCGAATTCATGGTCGACGACGACACTTTCGTACAGGTCTATTCGCCCTGGGTCGCCAACATGAAGGCGATCGGCATCGATGCCACGATCCGGCTGGTGGATTCGGCACAATACCAGGCCAGGCAGGCGACCTTCGATTTCGATCTGCTGTCAGCGGCTTTCTCGTTCAGCGCGACACCGACGCGCGACGATCTCGAAGGCTTCTTCCATTCCAGGACGGCCAACCTCTCCGGTTCGCGCAACCTGCCGGGCACCTCAGACCCCGCGATCGATGCGCTGATCGCCACGGTGGGCGCGGCAAAAGACCGTGAAAGCCTGACGGTCGCGATGCGAGCGCTCGACCGGGTCTTGCGCGCGCGGTGCGATTGGATTCCTAGTTGGTTCCTGGCGAATCACCGAAGCGCCTATTGGGACATGTTCGGCTTTCCCGAGCAAAAGCCCGATTTCGGCTTTCCGGTCGAGACGCTGTGGTGGTTCGATAAGGGCAAGGCGGCAAAAATTGGCAAAGGCTGA
- a CDS encoding microcin C ABC transporter permease YejB, with translation MGAYILRRILLMIPTLFGIMAISFAVIQFAPGGPVEQVIAKLTNQGGSDRLGGGGGDAGGSNFDAAGDVSSKYRGAQGLDPEFIKKLEKQFGFDKPPLERFGMMLWNYARFDFGNSYFRDISVLDLILEKMPVSISIGLWITLLSYLISIPLGIRKAVKDGSPFDVWTSGVVIVGYAIPGFLFGIMLMVLFAGGSFWDWFPLRGIVSDNWDQLSWPAKIADYIWHMTLPLTALVLSAFATTTLLTKNSFLEEIRKQYVVTARAKGLSERQVLYGHVFRNAMLIVIAGFPGAFISAFFTGSLLIENIFSLDGLGLLGFRSVVERDYPVVFANLYIFSLLGLFVGLLSDLMYTWVDPRIDFERRDI, from the coding sequence ATGGGCGCCTATATACTGCGCCGCATCCTTTTGATGATCCCGACCCTGTTCGGCATCATGGCGATCTCCTTCGCGGTCATCCAGTTCGCGCCGGGCGGCCCGGTCGAGCAGGTCATCGCCAAGCTGACCAATCAGGGCGGCAGCGACCGCCTCGGCGGTGGCGGCGGCGATGCGGGCGGCTCCAACTTCGACGCCGCCGGCGATGTCAGCTCGAAATATCGCGGCGCGCAGGGACTCGATCCGGAATTCATCAAGAAGCTGGAGAAGCAGTTCGGCTTCGACAAGCCGCCGCTAGAACGCTTCGGCATGATGCTGTGGAACTATGCCCGGTTCGATTTCGGCAACAGCTACTTCCGCGACATCTCGGTGCTCGACCTGATCCTGGAAAAGATGCCGGTGTCGATCTCGATCGGGCTTTGGATCACGTTGCTGTCCTATCTGATTTCCATACCACTCGGCATCCGCAAGGCGGTGAAGGATGGCTCGCCTTTCGACGTCTGGACCAGCGGCGTCGTCATCGTCGGCTATGCCATTCCCGGCTTCCTGTTCGGCATCATGCTGATGGTGCTGTTTGCCGGCGGCTCGTTCTGGGACTGGTTCCCGTTGCGCGGCATCGTCTCGGACAACTGGGACCAGTTGTCGTGGCCGGCCAAGATCGCCGACTATATCTGGCACATGACCTTGCCGCTGACGGCGCTGGTGCTGTCGGCTTTCGCCACCACCACGCTGCTGACCAAGAACTCGTTCCTGGAGGAGATCCGCAAGCAGTATGTTGTGACGGCACGCGCCAAGGGCCTGTCGGAGCGGCAAGTGCTCTACGGCCACGTCTTCCGCAACGCCATGCTGATCGTCATCGCCGGCTTCCCCGGCGCCTTCATCTCGGCCTTCTTCACCGGTTCGCTGCTGATCGAGAACATCTTCTCGCTCGATGGCCTGGGCCTGCTCGGCTTCCGGTCGGTGGTCGAGCGCGACTATCCCGTGGTGTTCGCCAATCTCTACATCTTCTCGCTTCTCGGCCTGTTCGTCGGATTGTTGTCCGACCTCATGTACACCTGGGTCGATCCGCGCATCGATTTCGAGCGGAGAGACATCTGA
- a CDS encoding ABC transporter permease, with translation MSEASVTAGVVPERMPRPFLSPLNKRRLQNFKANRRGYWSLWIFLVLFVLSLFAEFIANDKPIIASYKGEILFPVLVAYPEEKFGGFYAVTDYRDPVIQDEINANGWMIWPPIRYSYQTVNNAIPEAAPARPSWQYDAAKRCNQYPQGAADPACIVGNWNWLGTDDQARDVLARVIYGFRISVLFGLILTAGSALIGVGAGALQGYFGGWTDLLFQRFIEIWSAIPVLYLLLIVAAILPPGFFILLGLMLLFSWVALVGVVRAEFLRARNFEYVNAARALGVPNRTIMFRHLLPNAMVATLTFLPFLLSGSISTLTSLDYLGFGLPPGSASLGELLKQAQRNLNAPWLGISGFVVISLMLSLLVFVGEATRDAFDPRKTFK, from the coding sequence ATGTCGGAGGCAAGCGTGACCGCCGGAGTGGTGCCGGAGCGGATGCCACGGCCATTCCTGTCGCCGCTCAACAAGCGCCGTCTGCAGAATTTCAAGGCCAACCGGCGCGGTTACTGGTCGTTGTGGATTTTCCTCGTCCTGTTCGTGCTGTCGCTGTTTGCCGAATTCATCGCCAACGACAAGCCGATCATCGCTTCCTACAAGGGCGAGATCCTGTTTCCGGTGCTGGTGGCCTACCCCGAGGAAAAGTTCGGCGGCTTCTATGCCGTCACCGATTATCGCGACCCGGTGATCCAGGACGAGATCAACGCCAATGGCTGGATGATCTGGCCGCCGATCCGCTATTCCTACCAGACAGTCAACAACGCCATTCCGGAGGCCGCGCCCGCCAGGCCGTCCTGGCAGTATGACGCCGCGAAGCGCTGCAACCAGTACCCGCAAGGGGCTGCCGACCCGGCCTGCATCGTCGGCAACTGGAACTGGCTCGGCACGGACGACCAGGCGCGCGACGTCCTGGCGCGGGTCATCTACGGCTTCCGCATCTCGGTGCTGTTCGGGCTGATCCTGACCGCCGGATCGGCGCTGATCGGCGTCGGCGCCGGTGCCTTGCAGGGCTATTTCGGCGGCTGGACGGACCTGCTGTTCCAGCGCTTCATCGAAATCTGGTCGGCGATCCCGGTGCTCTATCTCTTGCTGATCGTTGCCGCCATCCTGCCGCCGGGCTTCTTCATCCTGCTCGGCCTGATGCTGTTGTTCTCCTGGGTGGCGCTGGTCGGCGTGGTGCGGGCCGAGTTCCTGCGCGCCCGCAACTTCGAATATGTCAACGCCGCCCGCGCCCTCGGCGTGCCCAACCGCACCATCATGTTCCGGCATTTGTTGCCCAACGCCATGGTGGCGACATTGACGTTCCTGCCCTTCCTGCTCTCAGGCTCGATCTCGACGCTGACCTCGCTCGACTATCTCGGCTTCGGCCTGCCGCCCGGCTCCGCCTCGCTGGGCGAGTTGCTGAAGCAGGCGCAGCGCAACCTCAATGCGCCGTGGCTCGGCATTTCCGGCTTCGTCGTCATCTCGCTGATGCTGTCGCTGCTCGTCTTTGTCGGCGAGGCAACGCGCGACGCCTTCGATCCGCGCAAGACGTTCAAATGA
- a CDS encoding ABC transporter ATP-binding protein, whose amino-acid sequence MSEAPLLSVQDLSVAFSQGGGQSVAVDHISFDIAKGETVALVGESGSGKSVSALSVLKLLPYPSASHPSGKILFQGADLLAMSEKQLRQVRGNKITMIFQEPMTSLNPLHTIEQQIVEILKLHQGMADRPAKARTLALLNEVGIRDPQKRLDAYPHQLSGGQRQRVMIAMALANEPELLIADEPTTALDVTVQAQILELLAGLKSRKGMSMLFITHDLGIVRKIADRVCVMTKGKIVETGPTKEIFANPQHPYTRHLLAAEPKGKPPAANADAKPVMTGKDIKVWFPIKQGFFRRTVDHVKAVDGIDVTVRAGQTLGVVGESGSGKTTLGLALARMISSTGTIQFNGRDINQLTFNAMRPLRRELQIVFQDPFGSLSPRMSIAEIIEEGLKIHEPKLSPDERDDKVADVLKEVGLDPATRNRYPHEFSGGQRQRVAIARAMVLNPRFVMLDEPTSALDMSVQAQVVDLLRNLQAKHDLAYLFISHDLKVIRALANDVIVMRNGRIVEAGPSQQIFENPQTDYTRALISAAFKIETAPVGIVSQ is encoded by the coding sequence ATGAGCGAAGCTCCCCTGCTCAGCGTACAGGACCTCAGCGTCGCCTTCAGCCAGGGCGGCGGCCAGTCTGTCGCCGTCGACCACATCTCCTTCGACATCGCGAAGGGCGAGACAGTGGCGCTGGTCGGGGAATCCGGCTCCGGCAAGTCGGTCTCGGCGCTGTCCGTGCTGAAGCTCCTGCCCTATCCCAGCGCCAGCCATCCCTCTGGAAAGATCCTGTTCCAGGGCGCCGACCTGCTGGCGATGAGCGAGAAGCAGTTGCGCCAGGTGCGCGGCAACAAGATCACCATGATCTTCCAGGAGCCGATGACCTCGCTCAATCCGCTGCACACGATCGAGCAGCAGATCGTCGAGATCCTGAAGCTGCATCAGGGCATGGCCGATCGCCCCGCCAAGGCACGCACGCTGGCTTTGCTCAACGAGGTCGGCATCCGCGACCCGCAGAAGCGCCTCGACGCCTATCCGCACCAGTTGTCCGGCGGCCAGCGCCAGCGCGTGATGATCGCCATGGCGCTGGCCAACGAACCGGAACTGCTGATCGCCGACGAGCCGACGACGGCGCTCGACGTCACCGTGCAGGCGCAGATCCTCGAACTGCTCGCCGGCCTGAAAAGCCGCAAGGGCATGTCGATGCTGTTCATCACCCACGATCTGGGCATCGTGCGCAAGATCGCCGACCGGGTCTGTGTGATGACCAAGGGCAAGATCGTCGAGACCGGTCCGACCAAGGAGATCTTCGCCAACCCGCAGCACCCCTATACGCGCCACCTTCTGGCGGCCGAGCCGAAAGGCAAGCCACCGGCGGCCAACGCCGACGCCAAGCCGGTAATGACCGGCAAGGACATCAAGGTCTGGTTCCCGATCAAGCAAGGCTTCTTCCGCCGCACGGTCGACCATGTGAAGGCGGTCGACGGCATCGATGTCACCGTGCGCGCCGGCCAGACGCTGGGCGTGGTCGGCGAATCCGGTTCGGGCAAGACCACGCTCGGCCTGGCGCTGGCGCGGATGATCTCATCGACCGGGACCATCCAGTTCAACGGGCGCGACATCAACCAGCTCACCTTCAATGCCATGCGGCCGCTCAGGCGCGAATTGCAGATCGTCTTCCAGGATCCGTTCGGTTCGCTCAGCCCGCGCATGTCGATCGCCGAGATCATCGAGGAAGGGCTCAAGATCCACGAGCCGAAGCTGTCGCCCGATGAACGCGACGACAAGGTTGCCGACGTGCTGAAGGAGGTCGGCCTCGATCCGGCGACCCGCAACCGCTATCCGCACGAATTCTCCGGCGGACAGCGACAGCGTGTCGCCATCGCGCGCGCCATGGTGCTCAACCCGCGCTTCGTCATGCTGGACGAGCCGACATCGGCGCTCGACATGAGCGTACAGGCGCAGGTCGTCGACCTCTTGCGCAATCTGCAGGCCAAGCACGACCTCGCCTATCTCTTCATCAGCCACGACCTCAAGGTCATCCGGGCGCTTGCCAACGATGTCATCGTCATGCGCAATGGCCGGATCGTCGAAGCAGGCCCTTCCCAGCAGATTTTTGAAAATCCGCAAACCGACTATACTCGGGCGCTGATTTCGGCGGCCTTCAAGATAGAGACGGCGCCGGTCGGCATCGTCAGTCAGTGA
- a CDS encoding 2-hydroxyacid dehydrogenase, whose protein sequence is MEKGRILLAVTGFHPQRWRELLSAEREVVLEPDGAKDPSITYAVVWKQKPNLLSSLPNLRAIFSIGAGVDHIFADPGLPDVPIVKVVADNLTQYMTEYVVWRVLDHHRHGLLYRSQQPKKIWHEPQQRPAGDISVGIMGLGNLGRAAASVLLSLGFAVNGWSRNDRPMQGVATYSGEAGLIPFLKATDILVVLLPLTPDTQGIINYGVLKELRKRNGLGGSVLINAGRGRLQKDADIVRALDDGTLKEASLDVFEVEPLPKTSPLWSHPKVFVTPHAAATSDPMHLAPIMLRQMDAFERGEKLDNLVDRKAGY, encoded by the coding sequence ATGGAAAAAGGCCGCATCCTGCTCGCCGTCACCGGCTTTCACCCGCAGCGCTGGCGCGAGCTGTTGTCGGCCGAGCGCGAGGTGGTTCTGGAGCCGGACGGTGCCAAGGATCCATCGATCACCTATGCGGTGGTGTGGAAGCAGAAGCCGAACCTTTTGTCGTCGCTGCCCAATCTGCGCGCCATCTTCTCGATCGGTGCCGGCGTCGACCATATTTTCGCCGATCCGGGCCTGCCCGATGTGCCGATCGTCAAGGTCGTCGCCGACAACCTCACGCAGTACATGACGGAATATGTCGTCTGGCGGGTGCTCGATCACCATCGCCACGGCCTGCTCTACCGGTCGCAGCAGCCAAAGAAGATCTGGCACGAGCCGCAGCAGCGGCCGGCCGGCGACATTTCCGTTGGCATTATGGGGCTCGGCAATCTCGGCCGCGCCGCGGCCTCGGTGCTCCTTTCGCTCGGCTTCGCCGTCAATGGCTGGTCGCGCAACGACCGGCCGATGCAAGGGGTCGCGACCTATTCCGGCGAGGCCGGCCTGATCCCGTTCCTAAAGGCAACCGACATACTCGTCGTGCTCCTGCCGCTGACGCCGGACACGCAGGGCATCATCAATTATGGCGTGCTGAAGGAACTGCGCAAGCGCAACGGCCTTGGCGGCTCGGTGCTGATCAACGCGGGACGCGGCCGCCTGCAAAAGGACGCCGACATCGTGCGGGCGCTGGACGACGGCACGTTGAAGGAGGCGAGCCTCGACGTGTTCGAGGTCGAGCCGCTGCCCAAGACCAGTCCGTTATGGAGCCATCCGAAGGTGTTCGTGACGCCGCACGCCGCGGCGACCTCCGATCCGATGCACCTGGCGCCGATCATGCTGCGCCAGATGGATGCCTTCGAGCGCGGCGAGAAGCTCGACAATCTGGTAGATCGCAAAGCGGGGTATTAG
- a CDS encoding AAA family ATPase — translation MKLSDLGDRICILGPSNSGKSTLADAIARKRGLEPVHLDLLHHLPNTDWEPRPESEFIVLHDAAIAGERWVMDGNYSICMPQRLRRATGLILLDVSTPASLLRYFRRSWFEKSRRGGLQGGRDSVKWDMIHHIAVTTPKNRRRYQAMFDRLDLPKLRLSSVRAIKQCFRQWDLAR, via the coding sequence ATGAAACTGTCTGACCTCGGAGATCGCATCTGCATTTTGGGGCCGTCCAACAGCGGCAAGTCGACCTTGGCCGACGCGATTGCCCGCAAACGTGGCCTGGAGCCCGTCCACCTCGATCTGCTTCATCATCTGCCCAACACCGACTGGGAACCGCGTCCCGAGAGCGAGTTCATTGTCTTGCATGACGCCGCGATCGCCGGCGAGCGCTGGGTGATGGACGGAAATTATTCGATCTGCATGCCGCAACGCTTACGCCGAGCGACGGGACTGATCCTGCTGGATGTCTCCACGCCGGCAAGTCTGCTGCGCTATTTCAGGCGAAGCTGGTTTGAGAAGAGCAGGCGCGGTGGCCTGCAAGGCGGGCGCGACAGCGTCAAATGGGACATGATCCACCATATTGCCGTGACTACGCCGAAAAACCGCCGGAGATACCAGGCGATGTTCGATCGGCTCGACCTGCCAAAGCTGCGGCTATCCTCCGTGAGAGCAATCAAGCAATGCTTCAGGCAGTGGGATCTGGCCAGATAA